A genomic region of Ovis aries strain OAR_USU_Benz2616 breed Rambouillet chromosome 20, ARS-UI_Ramb_v3.0, whole genome shotgun sequence contains the following coding sequences:
- the LOC114108610 gene encoding placental prolactin-related protein 1-like isoform X1 has product MAPAPSFRGHQWTYRPVRGSCLLLLLVMSNLLLCQGNPCPSCSPDEFDTFLQNVTDLFIDASWLSHDFHNHSTIMFKEFNEDLSKWTLMLLYSWNSPLCHLVTELKSMKELSEAFLSSAIEIENMSEKLQAFIGSQFRKITVPVLQTMHEVPSTWSGLPSLKSSDEDRCHSELYNLFHCLHRDSRKVDMYIKILACRALKTC; this is encoded by the exons atggctccagctcccagcttccGTGGACACCAGTGGACTTACAGGCCTGTCCGAG GGtcctgccttctgctgctgctggtcatGTCAAATCTGCTCCTGTGCCAAGGCAACCCATGCCCGTCCTGCAGTCCTGACGAGTTTGACACCTTCCTGCAAAACGTTACAGACTTGTTTATCGATGCCTCCTGGCTGTCTCACGATTTCCATAACCATTCCACAATAATGTTCAAGGAGTTT AATGAAGACCTTAGTAAGTGGACACTCATGTTACTGTACTCCTGGAATAGTCCTCTGTGTCATCTAGTCACGGAGCTGAAGAGTATGAAAGAATTGTCAGAGGCTTTCCTATCAAGCGCCATAGAGATTGAGAACATGTCAGAGAAACTTCAAGCATTCATAGGGAGTCAATTCAGGAAG ATTACTGTTCCAGTCCTGCAGACGATGCACGAAGTTCCCAGCACCTGGTCAGGACTCCCATCCCTGAAGTCCAGCGATGAAGATAGGTGTCATTCTGAATTGTATAACCTGTTCCACTGCCTGCACAGGGATTCACGTAAAGTTGACATGTACATCAAGATCCTGGCGTGCCGAGCCCTCAAAACGTGCTAA
- the LOC114108610 gene encoding chorionic somatomammotropin hormone 2-like isoform X2, whose product MAPAPSFRGHQWTYRPVRGSCLLLLLVMSNLLLCQGNPCPSCSPDEFDTFLQNVTDLFIDASWLSHDFHNHSTIMFKEFDEKYAQGNLYHINATDSCHTNSFHSPEERDKAHQLNNEDLSKWTLMLLYSWNSPLCHLVTELKSMKELSEAFLSSAIEIENMSEKLQAFIGSQFRKITVPVLQTMHEVPSTWSGLPSLKSSDEDRCHSELYNLFHCLHRDSRKVDMYIKILACRALKTC is encoded by the exons atggctccagctcccagcttccGTGGACACCAGTGGACTTACAGGCCTGTCCGAG GGtcctgccttctgctgctgctggtcatGTCAAATCTGCTCCTGTGCCAAGGCAACCCATGCCCGTCCTGCAGTCCTGACGAGTTTGACACCTTCCTGCAAAACGTTACAGACTTGTTTATCGATGCCTCCTGGCTGTCTCACGATTTCCATAACCATTCCACAATAATGTTCAAGGAGTTT g ATGAAAAATATGCCCAGGGCAATCTGTACCATATCAATGCGACTGACAGCTGCCACACCAATTCCTTCCATTCTCCCGAAGAAAGAGATAAAGCCCACCAGCTGAAC AATGAAGACCTTAGTAAGTGGACACTCATGTTACTGTACTCCTGGAATAGTCCTCTGTGTCATCTAGTCACGGAGCTGAAGAGTATGAAAGAATTGTCAGAGGCTTTCCTATCAAGCGCCATAGAGATTGAGAACATGTCAGAGAAACTTCAAGCATTCATAGGGAGTCAATTCAGGAAG ATTACTGTTCCAGTCCTGCAGACGATGCACGAAGTTCCCAGCACCTGGTCAGGACTCCCATCCCTGAAGTCCAGCGATGAAGATAGGTGTCATTCTGAATTGTATAACCTGTTCCACTGCCTGCACAGGGATTCACGTAAAGTTGACATGTACATCAAGATCCTGGCGTGCCGAGCCCTCAAAACGTGCTAA